One Ignavibacteriota bacterium DNA segment encodes these proteins:
- a CDS encoding response regulator gives MAHTADILVVDDERVILDAVSKICSLEGYRVAQAPEASVAAHMLESGTYGLMLCDIMMPQMDGFQLLEIARKRAPGMPVIMATGYSTVENAVRSLREGAIDFVPKPFTSDELLSAVGRAVRYRTIAEALHAVGQGPADPALLIVPCPPKYQRLGYASWVVLEDGGTALIGLTHLFLRILERIDALDLQPVNAEIAQGTTCAQVRTPDGLSHSVLAPVSGRIVEVNPAATPDAIEKDPYFAGWLYRCIPSDVDYEMPQLTPFSAGTLF, from the coding sequence ATGGCGCACACGGCCGACATACTGGTGGTCGATGATGAACGCGTGATCCTGGATGCGGTCTCCAAGATCTGCTCGCTGGAAGGGTATCGCGTGGCGCAGGCCCCGGAGGCCTCCGTCGCGGCGCATATGCTGGAGTCGGGAACCTACGGACTGATGCTCTGCGACATCATGATGCCGCAGATGGACGGCTTCCAGTTGCTGGAGATCGCGCGCAAACGCGCGCCCGGGATGCCGGTGATCATGGCAACGGGATACTCCACGGTGGAGAATGCCGTACGCTCGTTGCGCGAAGGTGCGATCGACTTCGTGCCGAAACCGTTCACGAGCGATGAACTGCTCTCGGCGGTCGGCCGTGCGGTACGATATCGCACGATCGCGGAAGCACTCCATGCCGTCGGACAGGGACCCGCGGACCCGGCATTGCTGATCGTCCCCTGCCCGCCCAAGTACCAGCGCCTCGGCTATGCGAGCTGGGTGGTGCTCGAGGACGGCGGCACGGCGCTCATCGGGCTGACACATCTGTTCCTCCGCATCCTGGAGCGCATCGATGCACTCGACCTCCAACCGGTGAATGCGGAGATCGCACAGGGAACAACGTGCGCGCAGGTGCGAACACCGGACGGATTGTCGCATTCCGTGCTCGCGCCGGTCAGCGGTAGGATCGTCGAAGTGAATCCGGCAGCGACCCCGGATGCGATCGAGAAAGACCCGTATTTTGCCGGATGGCTGTACCGGTGTATTCCATCAGATGTTGATTACGAAATGCCCCAGCTGACGCCGTTCAGCGCCGGCACCCTGTTCTGA
- a CDS encoding cytochrome c3 family protein: MRTRVLSLVTIIAFLCTAPASGQGSKWDKHAPPRKADISCQTCHGGSAPTKTNPALLPCPRSRILPGFHPDQSGPEVLVMSKVSKEYGPVVFSHKLHAEMSTMSGGCYGCHHYNSTSMTILSCRECHPANRARTDISMPDLKGAYHRQCMDCHRQWSKATDCQSCHLKRDARQSTEESLQAARLKGKSHPELPLPKRVVYETRSQRGSFVTFFHNDHAERFSLECSDCHKSESCVRCHDRTKGGAQADTSRKVKTQRTMEAMHAPCFSCHGQDKCEECHVDQPKEAFDHAKSAGWALNRFHRALSCQKCHGQSKRFTKVDTKCASCHKGWLPGSFKHEITTLKLDGTHRELDCESCHLEGNFANPPSCAGCHDDKAYPAQKPGTTVKAAVK; this comes from the coding sequence ATGAGAACACGTGTCCTGTCGTTGGTGACCATCATCGCGTTCCTGTGCACCGCGCCCGCGTCCGGGCAGGGCTCAAAATGGGACAAACACGCGCCGCCCAGGAAGGCGGACATCTCCTGCCAGACGTGTCACGGCGGCTCGGCCCCCACAAAAACGAATCCGGCCCTGCTCCCCTGCCCGCGTTCCCGCATCCTTCCGGGGTTCCATCCGGACCAGTCGGGACCCGAGGTGCTCGTGATGAGCAAGGTCTCCAAAGAATACGGTCCGGTCGTCTTCTCCCACAAGCTCCACGCCGAGATGTCCACGATGTCCGGCGGCTGCTATGGATGCCATCATTACAACAGCACCTCGATGACGATCCTCTCGTGCCGGGAGTGCCATCCGGCCAACCGGGCACGGACAGACATCAGCATGCCGGACCTGAAGGGAGCGTATCACCGTCAGTGCATGGACTGCCACCGTCAGTGGAGCAAGGCCACGGATTGTCAGAGCTGCCACCTGAAGCGCGACGCACGACAAAGCACGGAAGAGTCGCTGCAGGCCGCGCGGCTCAAAGGGAAATCGCATCCCGAGCTCCCGCTCCCCAAGCGTGTGGTGTATGAGACCCGCAGCCAGCGCGGGTCGTTCGTGACCTTCTTCCATAACGACCATGCCGAACGCTTCAGCCTGGAATGTTCGGACTGCCACAAGAGCGAGAGCTGCGTCCGCTGCCATGATCGAACGAAGGGCGGTGCGCAGGCTGACACCTCACGCAAAGTGAAGACGCAGCGCACCATGGAAGCGATGCATGCGCCGTGCTTCTCGTGCCACGGACAGGACAAGTGCGAAGAGTGCCACGTGGACCAGCCGAAAGAAGCGTTCGATCACGCAAAGAGCGCCGGCTGGGCCCTCAACCGGTTCCACCGCGCCCTCTCCTGCCAGAAGTGCCACGGCCAGTCCAAGCGCTTCACCAAGGTCGATACGAAATGCGCATCGTGCCACAAGGGCTGGTTGCCGGGCTCGTTCAAGCATGAGATCACCACTCTGAAACTCGACGGGACGCACCGGGAGCTCGACTGCGAATCCTGCCATCTCGAGGGGAACTTCGCAAACCCGCCGTCGTGCGCGGGATGCCACGACGACAAAGCGTACCCCGCACAGAAACCGGGCACCACGGTGAAAGCCGCGGTGAAGTGA
- the hybB gene encoding Ni/Fe-hydrogenase cytochrome b subunit codes for MHAHLKPTPMKGKFFTPGVIILTIIALNGLVFLAGRFFFGIGAVTNLNNQYPWGLWIAVDVAAGVALAAGGFTTAALGHVMHREEYHVILRPALLTAMLGYTFVATAVFIDIGRWYFIWHPLIMWNGSSALFEVGICVMIYMSVLYIEFLPMVTERFIGRVALPGFLSMLNAPLDRLLRLLDRTLERSMFVFIIAGVVLSTLHQSSLGTLMVIAGSKMHPLWQTPVLPLLFLLSAISVGFPMVIFESMIASRSFKQKVEIDVLSRLGGLVAPILGVYLAFKLGDMFIRETFVYLQAFSVESVMWTLEVVLGIVIPLRMFLSRAVLKSPILLFIASALVILGVALNRINNFVVAYTPPYQFGSYFPSIGEISVTVGFIALLVLIYRIYVMIFPVISVPEGPVTPQTKYAIRGKK; via the coding sequence ATGCATGCTCATTTGAAACCTACGCCCATGAAGGGGAAGTTCTTCACTCCGGGCGTCATCATTCTCACGATCATCGCACTGAACGGCCTGGTGTTCCTGGCCGGCCGGTTCTTCTTCGGCATCGGGGCGGTGACCAACCTGAACAATCAGTACCCCTGGGGCCTGTGGATCGCCGTGGATGTCGCCGCGGGCGTTGCGCTCGCCGCCGGCGGCTTCACCACAGCGGCACTCGGCCACGTGATGCACCGCGAGGAATACCACGTGATCCTCCGCCCCGCCCTGCTGACCGCCATGCTCGGCTACACGTTCGTCGCCACCGCGGTCTTCATCGATATCGGCCGCTGGTACTTCATCTGGCACCCCCTGATCATGTGGAACGGCTCCTCCGCATTGTTCGAGGTCGGTATCTGCGTCATGATCTATATGTCCGTCCTGTACATCGAGTTCCTGCCGATGGTCACCGAGCGGTTCATCGGCCGTGTGGCGCTCCCCGGATTTCTGAGCATGCTCAATGCACCGCTGGACCGGCTGCTCCGGCTTCTGGACCGCACGCTCGAGCGTTCGATGTTCGTCTTCATCATCGCCGGCGTTGTGCTCTCCACACTCCACCAGTCCTCGCTCGGCACCCTGATGGTCATCGCCGGATCGAAGATGCATCCGCTCTGGCAGACCCCGGTGCTGCCGCTGCTGTTCCTCCTGTCGGCCATTTCCGTCGGGTTCCCGATGGTGATCTTCGAATCCATGATCGCTTCGCGGTCATTCAAACAGAAGGTCGAGATCGATGTGCTCTCGCGCCTCGGCGGACTCGTGGCACCGATCCTCGGCGTCTATCTGGCCTTCAAGCTGGGCGATATGTTCATCCGCGAGACGTTCGTGTATCTCCAGGCGTTCAGCGTCGAGAGCGTGATGTGGACGCTGGAGGTCGTGCTGGGCATCGTGATCCCCCTGCGCATGTTCCTTTCGCGTGCTGTCCTCAAGTCGCCCATCCTGCTGTTCATCGCTTCCGCCCTGGTGATCCTCGGCGTGGCGCTGAACCGCATCAACAATTTTGTCGTGGCCTACACGCCTCCCTACCAGTTCGGCTCGTACTTCCCGTCGATCGGTGAGATCTCCGTGACGGTGGGCTTCATCGCTCTGCTGGTCCTGATCTACCGCATCTACGTCATGATCTTCCCGGTGATCAGCGTCCCGGAAGGGCCTGTGACACCCCAGACCAAGTATGCGATCAGAGGCAAGAAATGA
- a CDS encoding 4Fe-4S dicluster domain-containing protein, which yields MKAQDRRSFLKTAAVVGTAAVGMGTSTAAAAPKNILSPDRMGVLVDTTVCVGCRNCEHACKTAHGLPTEPLSSYGDRSVLGQMRRPDDTALCVVNEYDNPKNPDLPYDVKVQCMHCDHPACLSACIVGAFSKNENGSVVWDTDKCIGCRYCMAACPFQIPAFEYHKALDPEIRKCDFCIERTTKGELPACVSICPVEALTYGPRDEVIRIAKQRIKTYGDRYVDHIYGEHEVGGTSWMYLAGRDFKDLGFPKLSPSTAPGVSEAIQHGIFAYFMPPVALYAILGAIMWMTKTRKEEGL from the coding sequence ATGAAAGCACAAGATCGCCGATCGTTCCTGAAAACTGCAGCCGTTGTCGGCACAGCGGCCGTGGGTATGGGAACTTCAACGGCTGCCGCCGCGCCGAAGAACATACTCTCCCCTGACCGCATGGGCGTGTTGGTTGACACGACCGTCTGCGTGGGATGCAGGAATTGTGAACATGCCTGCAAGACCGCGCACGGGCTCCCGACGGAGCCGCTGAGCTCCTATGGCGACCGGTCGGTGCTCGGGCAGATGCGCCGCCCGGATGACACGGCTCTCTGTGTGGTGAATGAATATGACAACCCGAAGAACCCCGACCTGCCGTACGATGTGAAGGTGCAGTGCATGCACTGTGACCACCCCGCCTGCCTCTCCGCATGCATCGTAGGCGCATTCTCGAAGAACGAGAATGGTTCGGTGGTATGGGACACGGACAAGTGCATCGGCTGCAGGTATTGCATGGCCGCATGCCCGTTCCAGATCCCGGCATTCGAATATCACAAGGCCCTCGATCCGGAGATCCGCAAGTGCGACTTCTGCATCGAGCGGACCACGAAGGGCGAGCTGCCTGCATGCGTGAGCATCTGTCCTGTGGAAGCTCTGACCTACGGCCCCCGCGACGAGGTCATCCGCATCGCGAAACAGCGCATCAAGACGTACGGTGACCGCTATGTGGACCACATCTACGGCGAACACGAAGTTGGTGGGACATCCTGGATGTATCTGGCGGGCCGCGACTTCAAGGACCTGGGGTTCCCGAAACTCAGCCCCAGCACGGCCCCGGGTGTTTCGGAGGCGATCCAGCACGGGATCTTCGCATACTTCATGCCTCCGGTCGCGCTCTATGCTATCCTCGGCGCGATCATGTGGATGACAAAAACCCGGAAAGAAGAAGGCCTCTAG
- a CDS encoding HAMP domain-containing protein gives MVVMVALALATISIHSSHLRDNVQMSAVRISDLMVRSTKHSMLKNDKGEMQEILRAIGDEPGIHGLRIMNKDGRVVFAADTAELRSHVTIEDKACRTCHDGGAVRPGPYDQREEYEIVTRPDGERILTLVTPIMNEASCWTAACHAHDAATSVLGILDVRMSMETMDASLAESRNQFIALSVAAVLVIASVSGAFLWWFVRRPVRILIDGMETVTAGNLDKRLPVHSADELGQLAGAFNAMTEELARARQEITEWSGTLEAKVREKTADLERIHRSMLSVEKMASLGNLAASVAHEINNPLEGILTFAKLSIKRLQRLALPREQAEGLIGDLQLVADEAQRCGSIVKNMLVFARPQRATLEPVALGTILERCRMLVQHYAEMHNVEISVASSPDDALVYDPGQIQQVLMVLMINGIEAIALASPRPAAALINVDARPDPDGDMMRIRVADTGIGMSDEVRGRIFEPFFTTKADGRGVGLGLAIAYGIIGRHHGSIEVDTAPGAGSTFTVLLPRRQSATVAIDLSAVS, from the coding sequence ATGGTCGTCATGGTGGCTCTTGCCCTGGCCACGATCTCGATCCACAGCTCGCATCTGCGCGACAACGTGCAGATGAGCGCGGTGCGGATCAGCGACCTGATGGTGCGCTCGACGAAACACAGCATGCTGAAGAATGACAAGGGAGAGATGCAGGAGATCCTCCGGGCGATCGGGGACGAGCCCGGCATCCATGGCTTGCGGATCATGAACAAGGATGGGCGTGTGGTCTTTGCCGCCGATACCGCCGAGTTGCGCTCGCATGTGACCATAGAGGACAAGGCCTGCAGAACCTGTCACGACGGCGGTGCGGTGCGGCCCGGCCCCTACGATCAGCGGGAAGAATACGAGATCGTGACCCGGCCCGACGGCGAACGCATTCTGACCCTCGTCACCCCGATCATGAATGAGGCGTCGTGTTGGACCGCCGCGTGTCACGCGCATGACGCAGCGACCAGCGTGCTCGGGATCCTGGACGTGCGGATGTCGATGGAGACCATGGATGCGAGCCTGGCGGAGAGCCGCAATCAGTTCATCGCGCTCTCGGTGGCCGCAGTGCTTGTGATCGCCTCCGTGTCCGGCGCTTTCCTGTGGTGGTTCGTACGCCGGCCGGTGCGCATCCTCATCGACGGCATGGAGACCGTGACCGCCGGAAACCTCGACAAGCGGCTCCCCGTCCACAGCGCCGACGAACTCGGACAGTTGGCAGGGGCATTCAATGCCATGACCGAAGAGCTCGCGCGTGCACGGCAGGAGATCACCGAGTGGTCAGGGACCCTTGAGGCGAAGGTCCGCGAGAAGACGGCCGACCTCGAGCGGATCCACCGCAGCATGCTCAGCGTGGAGAAGATGGCATCCCTCGGGAATCTGGCTGCGAGCGTGGCGCATGAGATCAACAATCCGCTCGAAGGCATCCTCACGTTCGCCAAGCTCTCCATCAAGCGCCTCCAACGGCTCGCCCTGCCGAGGGAGCAGGCAGAGGGATTGATCGGCGATCTGCAGCTGGTGGCAGACGAGGCCCAGCGGTGTGGTTCGATCGTCAAGAACATGCTCGTCTTCGCCCGGCCCCAGCGTGCAACCCTGGAGCCCGTGGCCCTCGGCACCATCCTCGAGCGCTGCCGCATGCTCGTCCAGCACTATGCGGAGATGCACAACGTCGAGATCTCGGTCGCATCCTCTCCCGACGATGCCCTGGTGTACGATCCCGGACAGATCCAGCAGGTCCTCATGGTGCTGATGATCAATGGCATCGAAGCGATCGCGCTTGCGTCGCCGCGGCCTGCCGCCGCCCTCATCAATGTGGATGCGCGGCCCGATCCTGACGGCGACATGATGCGGATCCGCGTGGCGGATACCGGTATCGGCATGTCCGATGAGGTCCGGGGCAGGATCTTTGAACCGTTCTTTACCACGAAGGCCGACGGACGCGGCGTCGGCCTCGGACTCGCGATCGCGTACGGCATCATCGGCCGCCATCACGGGTCCATTGAGGTGGATACGGCACCCGGTGCCGGCAGCACGTTCACCGTGCTGCTGCCCCGGCGTCAGTCCGCAACTGTTGCAATTGACCTCTCTGCTGTCTCCTAA
- a CDS encoding sigma-54-dependent Fis family transcriptional regulator → MKKSDLGILVVDDELIVRESLTKWFREDGFRVGAAPDGATALKMLQAEHWNLVLVDIRMPGMDGMELLQRIKKMDRQVVVIVVTAFATVETAVRALKEGAYDYITKPIDPDYLNHIVVNALEQQLLNLENQRLRDSVSELTSGVELIGESPEMHKVMELVQTVGQTSTIVLVKGEVGTGKELVARAIHQAGSRRYMPFVTVNCGAVADAMLADELFGHEKDAFPGALQTRKGKMEMAEGGTLFLDEIGNLDLKLQGELLSAMEAEQITRLGGADPVRTGYRLICASGMDLEQAVKDGRFRQDLYYRLTVFEIALPPLRARRGDIAKLAHFFLVKYARAMNRKMHGFSPDAMLALKAYDWPGNVRELENVIERAMVISPGNMINRDHLILHTDLPSPSEGKRLEDVEKRHIDQILRETGWNVSRSATILDIDRVTLYHKIERYNLKREA, encoded by the coding sequence ATGAAGAAAAGTGATCTCGGCATTCTCGTTGTTGATGACGAATTGATCGTCAGGGAGTCCCTCACAAAATGGTTCCGGGAGGATGGCTTCCGCGTCGGCGCGGCTCCGGACGGCGCCACCGCGCTCAAGATGCTGCAGGCCGAGCACTGGAATCTGGTCCTGGTGGACATCCGCATGCCGGGTATGGACGGTATGGAGTTGCTGCAGCGCATCAAGAAGATGGACCGGCAGGTCGTGGTGATCGTCGTGACGGCCTTCGCGACGGTGGAGACCGCGGTCCGGGCGCTGAAGGAAGGTGCGTACGACTACATCACCAAGCCCATCGATCCGGACTATCTGAATCATATCGTCGTGAACGCTCTCGAGCAGCAATTGCTGAATCTGGAGAATCAGCGCCTGCGCGATTCCGTGAGCGAACTGACCTCCGGCGTTGAACTGATCGGCGAATCACCCGAGATGCATAAGGTGATGGAACTGGTGCAGACCGTGGGCCAGACGAGCACGATCGTCCTCGTCAAAGGCGAGGTCGGCACCGGGAAGGAACTGGTCGCGCGCGCGATCCATCAGGCAGGCAGCCGCCGCTACATGCCGTTCGTCACCGTCAATTGCGGGGCGGTTGCCGATGCGATGCTGGCCGATGAATTGTTCGGTCACGAGAAGGACGCCTTCCCTGGCGCACTGCAGACGCGGAAGGGGAAAATGGAGATGGCGGAGGGGGGCACACTCTTCCTCGATGAGATCGGGAATCTCGACCTGAAGCTGCAGGGGGAGTTGCTTTCCGCGATGGAAGCGGAGCAGATCACGCGGTTGGGGGGTGCCGATCCGGTACGCACGGGCTATCGGCTCATTTGTGCATCGGGCATGGACCTCGAGCAAGCGGTGAAGGACGGAAGGTTCCGTCAGGACCTGTACTACCGCCTGACCGTCTTCGAGATCGCCCTGCCGCCGCTGCGCGCCCGCAGGGGAGACATCGCGAAACTCGCACACTTCTTCCTCGTGAAGTATGCCCGTGCCATGAATCGGAAGATGCACGGATTCTCGCCGGATGCCATGCTCGCCCTCAAGGCCTACGATTGGCCCGGCAACGTGCGTGAACTGGAGAACGTGATCGAACGGGCGATGGTCATCTCTCCCGGGAACATGATCAACCGCGACCATCTTATCCTGCATACCGATCTTCCTTCGCCCAGTGAAGGGAAGCGGCTTGAAGACGTTGAGAAACGGCATATCGACCAGATCCTGAGGGAAACGGGTTGGAATGTCAGCCGCAGCGCAACCATCCTCGACATCGACCGGGTCACGCTCTATCATAAGATCGAGAGATACAATCTCAAGCGGGAGGCCTGA
- the lpdA gene encoding dihydrolipoyl dehydrogenase, whose translation MPHTQYDIVIVGGGPGGYTAAIRASQLGMKAALVERDRLGGVCLNWGCIPTKALLRNAEIYSTLLHADEWGISAKDVSFDFPRIIKRSRGVAERISKGVEYLMKKNAITVHTGTACLTAADTLEIKAEGKPTATISAPHIVLATGARSRSIPNVTIDRKRIITSSEAMTLPARPDSMVIIGAGAIGIEFATFYSALGTKVTVVEMMPSILPIEDAELTKLLATSLTRRGVELLTGARVEGAQAGNTGVSVTVQQGGEQRTLTADVALVAIGVQGNVEHLGLEGLGVRVERGHIAVDKRYRTSTPGIYAIGDVIGPPWLAHVASAEGICCVEAIAGKDPQPLDYACVPGCTYCTPQLASVGLTEESAKAEGYDVKVGRFPYRPLGKAMAIGETEGMVKLIFDAKYGEILGAHILGADATELIAELVLAKRMELTAPDLFHTIHAHPTLSEAVMEAAAAAYGEAISI comes from the coding sequence ATGCCACACACCCAGTACGATATCGTGATCGTGGGCGGGGGTCCCGGGGGCTACACTGCTGCGATCCGCGCATCCCAGCTCGGGATGAAAGCGGCCCTTGTGGAGCGGGACCGCCTCGGTGGGGTGTGCCTGAACTGGGGCTGTATCCCCACCAAAGCCCTGCTCCGCAATGCGGAGATCTACTCGACCCTTCTTCATGCCGACGAGTGGGGGATCTCCGCAAAGGACGTCTCGTTCGATTTTCCCCGCATCATCAAGCGCAGCCGCGGCGTCGCCGAACGCATCTCCAAGGGTGTAGAATACCTGATGAAGAAGAACGCCATCACGGTACACACCGGGACGGCGTGCCTCACTGCCGCCGACACCCTTGAGATCAAAGCTGAAGGCAAACCGACAGCCACCATTTCGGCACCGCACATCGTTCTTGCCACGGGCGCGCGTTCGCGTTCCATTCCGAATGTGACGATCGACCGGAAACGCATCATCACCAGTTCCGAAGCGATGACGTTGCCTGCGCGGCCGGACTCGATGGTCATCATCGGCGCCGGGGCGATCGGGATCGAGTTCGCTACATTCTATTCTGCGCTCGGCACAAAGGTGACGGTCGTGGAAATGATGCCCTCGATCCTGCCGATCGAGGATGCGGAGCTAACGAAACTCCTCGCCACCAGCCTCACCCGCCGGGGTGTGGAACTTCTTACGGGCGCGCGTGTTGAAGGAGCACAGGCCGGGAACACGGGCGTGAGCGTCACGGTGCAGCAGGGGGGCGAACAGCGGACGCTCACCGCGGACGTCGCCCTGGTCGCCATCGGGGTCCAGGGGAATGTGGAGCATCTCGGATTGGAGGGCCTCGGCGTGCGTGTGGAGCGCGGGCACATCGCCGTGGACAAGCGCTACCGGACCAGCACGCCGGGCATCTATGCCATCGGCGATGTGATCGGACCGCCATGGCTCGCGCACGTTGCGAGTGCCGAAGGGATCTGCTGCGTCGAAGCGATCGCGGGGAAGGATCCGCAGCCGTTGGATTATGCGTGTGTCCCCGGATGCACGTACTGCACACCGCAGCTGGCCAGCGTCGGACTCACGGAAGAATCCGCAAAGGCGGAGGGATACGACGTGAAGGTCGGCCGCTTCCCGTACCGTCCCCTCGGCAAGGCCATGGCGATCGGCGAGACCGAGGGGATGGTGAAGCTGATCTTCGATGCGAAATACGGTGAGATCCTCGGCGCACACATTCTCGGAGCTGATGCCACAGAACTCATCGCCGAGCTTGTCCTCGCAAAAAGAATGGAACTTACCGCGCCTGACCTGTTCCATACGATCCATGCGCATCCCACGTTGAGTGAAGCGGTCATGGAAGCGGCAGCAGCGGCCTATGGCGAAGCCATCAGTATCTGA
- the lipB gene encoding lipoyl(octanoyl) transferase LipB: protein MAKPSVSDLQVVHAGRTRYRACWQLQQEYFDRRIAGRVPDTLILTEHEHVYTMGRNAHVDHLLAGAVDLEARGVDVVEVDRGGDITYHGPGQLVAYPILDLEQHGKDVAQYLRSLEEVVIRVLARLEIVAVRLPGYTGVWVAGEKVCAIGIKASRWVTMHGLALNVATDLSYFGGIIPCGIFERGVTSLREITGEVLPMALIEDLFVAEFCTVFGAATQQVRESMEGR, encoded by the coding sequence ATGGCGAAGCCATCAGTATCTGACCTGCAGGTCGTGCATGCCGGCCGCACACGGTACCGCGCATGCTGGCAACTGCAACAGGAGTATTTCGACCGGCGCATCGCAGGGCGGGTGCCGGACACGCTGATCCTCACCGAGCACGAGCACGTCTACACGATGGGGCGGAATGCACATGTGGACCATCTGCTGGCCGGTGCGGTCGACCTTGAGGCCCGCGGTGTGGATGTCGTCGAGGTGGACCGCGGGGGCGACATCACGTACCATGGCCCGGGTCAGCTCGTTGCGTATCCGATCCTTGACCTCGAACAGCACGGCAAGGATGTCGCACAGTACCTGCGGTCGCTCGAAGAGGTTGTGATACGGGTGCTGGCCCGGTTGGAGATCGTCGCCGTCCGTCTCCCCGGCTACACCGGGGTCTGGGTTGCCGGCGAAAAGGTGTGTGCGATCGGCATCAAGGCAAGCCGGTGGGTCACGATGCACGGCCTGGCGCTGAACGTGGCGACGGACCTTTCGTATTTCGGGGGGATCATTCCGTGCGGCATCTTCGAGCGCGGGGTGACGTCGCTGCGCGAGATCACGGGCGAGGTGCTGCCCATGGCGTTGATCGAAGACCTCTTCGTTGCGGAGTTCTGTACGGTCTTCGGTGCGGCCACGCAGCAGGTTCGCGAATCAATGGAAGGACGATAG